CTGTAAAAGCCGGAGTCAATGCAATCGTAGCAGGTTTCTTCGTCGCCGTGGTCCAAATGCACCGCGAAGATCGCTTCCGGGAAAATTTCGCCGGCGGAACGGATGATGGCTTCCAGCATCCGCTTGTCGGTGTACTTCCGGGCACCCTTGGAGATTTGGATGATGAACGGTGCCTGGCTGGCCAGACAGCCTTTGAACAAGCCCATGGCCTGCTCGGCGTTATTGATATTGTACGCTCCAATGGCGTACTTTCCGTACGCGACCTTGAAGAGTTGGTCTGTGGTAACGATCATAGTGTTTCTTATTCTGTGTTTTGTTATTTTAGTGCTGTTTCGGTACTAAGTTTCAAAGTCCAGGCGATGAAAATCAGGGCCAGCCTCGCAAGGCGCTTGCGGGCTCGTCGCTACTCATCGTGTATTTCCGTCACAACCATCCGAACAACATAGCGGATTCCCGTGCGGCGGTCAAACATGGAATGGAAAATGCCTCGCCGGGGCAATCGGCCCAGACATGATGCGTTTGACGATAAATTTGACTAAT
The sequence above is drawn from the Verrucomicrobiota bacterium genome and encodes:
- a CDS encoding class II fructose-bisphosphate aldolase — translated: MIVTTDQLFKVAYGKYAIGAYNINNAEQAMGLFKGCLASQAPFIIQISKGARKYTDKRMLEAIIRSAGEIFPEAIFAVHLDHGDEETCYDCIDSGFY